One window from the genome of Mucilaginibacter ginsenosidivorans encodes:
- a CDS encoding polysaccharide deacetylase family protein — MKNLSRRLLLLLIVTLPAFICRAQQNFLNIVNYRVYYGWAHNYPQDWLILRRFENNGRDYLLLVDPLTLQTKVNETSFYQVKEMTLEQTRARFLKTAYERAINAAEKQSVNIQDAGIERGLPTEAGISLTADLCPSHKPLDKRLFEAMFHEFKKVERPAPIALSVSGLWMKNHLQDLDWLKKLRNQGDIRITWVNHSYNHRVSKTAPLKENFLLEPGTDINYEVLATEKLMLRNGLVPSVFFRFPGLVSDQQLVYKITAYGLIPIGSDAWLAKGQRAQNGSIVLIHGNGNEPMGVNDFLRLLRSKTRQINEKQWLLYDLSDTVDEEFGQ; from the coding sequence ATGAAAAATCTGTCCCGGCGCCTTTTGCTGTTGTTAATTGTTACGTTGCCTGCTTTCATTTGCCGTGCCCAGCAAAATTTTTTGAACATCGTCAATTATCGTGTCTACTACGGCTGGGCACATAATTACCCGCAGGATTGGTTGATACTGCGCCGCTTTGAAAATAATGGCAGGGACTACTTGCTGCTGGTAGACCCGCTTACGTTGCAGACCAAGGTAAACGAAACCAGTTTTTACCAGGTTAAGGAAATGACGCTGGAACAAACGCGTGCCCGCTTCTTAAAAACCGCTTATGAAAGGGCCATCAACGCAGCCGAAAAACAATCGGTAAACATCCAGGACGCGGGCATCGAGCGCGGCTTACCCACCGAAGCGGGCATCAGCCTTACCGCCGATCTGTGTCCATCGCACAAACCACTGGACAAGCGATTGTTTGAGGCGATGTTCCATGAATTTAAGAAGGTGGAAAGGCCTGCACCCATAGCGCTATCGGTAAGCGGCCTTTGGATGAAAAATCATTTACAGGATCTTGACTGGCTGAAAAAATTGCGCAACCAGGGCGATATTCGCATCACCTGGGTCAATCACTCCTACAACCACCGGGTAAGCAAAACAGCACCGCTTAAAGAAAATTTCCTGCTGGAACCCGGCACCGACATCAATTATGAAGTGCTGGCCACCGAAAAACTGATGCTGCGGAACGGACTGGTGCCTTCGGTATTTTTCCGCTTCCCGGGATTGGTATCCGATCAGCAACTGGTTTATAAAATAACAGCTTACGGCCTTATACCTATCGGGTCGGATGCATGGCTGGCCAAAGGGCAGCGGGCGCAGAACGGCAGCATAGTCCTTATTCACGGTAATGGCAACGAACCGATGGGTGTTAACGATTTTCTCCGGTTGTTGCGATCAAAAACCCGGCAGATAAACGAAAAGCAATGGCTGCTGTACGATCTGAGCGATACTGTTGATGAGGAATTCGGACAATAG
- a CDS encoding pyridoxine 5'-phosphate synthase, giving the protein MTRLSVNINKIATLRNSRGGNNPDLIQVAKDCERFGAQGITVHPRPDERHIRYQDVFDLKKIVTTEFNIEGNCQEQKFIDLVLANKPEQVTLVPDALGQITSNHGWDTIKYQQYLKDIIKIFKDAGIRVSIFVDPVVEMVEAAVTTGTDRIELYTEGYASHYHKDKEQAIAPYTEAAEAAQKVGLGINAGHDLDLHNLKYFAQNIPGLLEISIGHALICDALYYGLENTIQMYLRQLA; this is encoded by the coding sequence ATGACCCGTTTGTCTGTCAATATTAACAAAATTGCCACGCTGCGTAACTCGCGTGGAGGGAATAACCCCGACTTAATACAAGTTGCCAAAGATTGTGAGCGCTTTGGTGCGCAGGGTATTACCGTGCATCCGCGACCGGATGAAAGGCATATCCGTTACCAGGATGTATTCGATCTGAAAAAGATCGTGACGACTGAATTCAATATCGAGGGCAACTGCCAGGAGCAAAAGTTCATCGACCTGGTACTAGCTAACAAGCCCGAACAGGTGACCCTGGTGCCTGATGCTTTGGGGCAGATCACATCCAACCATGGATGGGATACCATTAAATACCAACAATATCTGAAAGATATCATCAAAATATTTAAAGACGCGGGTATACGGGTATCGATCTTTGTTGACCCGGTTGTGGAAATGGTGGAGGCCGCAGTAACTACCGGGACCGACCGTATTGAATTGTATACCGAAGGTTATGCGAGCCATTATCACAAGGATAAGGAACAGGCAATAGCGCCTTATACGGAAGCTGCCGAAGCTGCCCAAAAAGTTGGCCTTGGGATCAACGCGGGGCACGACCTTGACCTGCACAACCTGAAATATTTCGCCCAAAACATACCCGGCCTTTTAGAAATAAGTATTGGACATGCACTTATCTGCGATGCCCTTTATTATGGATTAGAGAATACCATACAAATGTACCTGCGGCAATTAGCTTAA